GAAAGGTAGGCGTAAAAGATCATGCCGGGCAATATCTCTTGTGGGTTGGTCATTAACGCTGTAAATAAGTGCCGCCCAGAATGGCGCCGGGAGCAAAAGTAGTATTTAAGCGGCTGATTTCATCCGGTGTAAACTGTATGGACATCGCCCCGATATTTTCCGGCAAACGTGTTCTCTTGCTCATGCTCACCAACGGCATGATATGTTCGCCCTGCACGTTCACCCAGGCAATGGCCAACTGGACAGGGGTAACGCCTTTAGCTGCAGCCAGTTCTTTCAGTACTTCCACTTTTGCCAAGTTTTGCACCAGGTTATCTCCCTGAAAGCGCGAAAAGTGTGCCTGGTAACTACCCGCTGGCAACGGTGCTTTCATTTGGCCGGTGAGCAAACCTTCTGCTGTATTGGCAAAAGCCACTACCGCTACGCCCAACTCTTTTGCGGCCGGTAGCAGTTCGCTTTCTATCTGGCGGTCGGCCAGGGAATAGCCAATTTCTAAAGCGCTGATAGGATGCACGGCATTTGCCTGGTGCAGTTGCTCCGGCGTGATCTCTGAAACGCCGATGTGCCGCACTTTTCCCTCTTTAACAAGATCGCTGATGGTACCGATGATATCCTCCACCGGTACGCTGCCGTCCATGCGGCAGGGCTGATACAGATCAATATAATCGGTACCCAAACGCACCAGCGAATAGTTGATGAAATTTTTGATAGCCACGGGGCGCAGGTCCAGACCCAGCCAGGAGCCGTTATAGAAGATGGCTCCGAATTTTACACTGATAAAAGCGTCATCCCGACGCCCCTTGACTGCTTTACCTACCAGCAGTTCGTTATGCCCGGCGCCGTAAAAATCGCCGGTATTTAGAAAGTTGATGCCGCTGTCTAAAGCTGCTTGTATAGTGGCAATACTTTCCTGCTCGTCTGATGCCTGACCGCCCCATACTGATGACATGCGCATGCAGCCCAAACCCAGTTTGGACACCAGCGGGCCGTGTTGGCCCAAATGTATTTTTTCAATGATTTCCATAGTGCTACAAAGGTCAGCCATAATTCATCAACCTGCTTATCTACGCGGCTCAATGTTGTTGACCGGAAGGCTCACCGGTCTGCCGTGCGTTTGGTGTCATCCGTCTAAATGAGACACAGTCTTTAAAAAGCAATTTAGTTTAATACCAGGCAAAGTGAAGGGATAAACGTTCAACACGGTAATGGTTATCATTAATAGAGATTGATTGTGGAAGAAAAACGGATAGCATTGATGGATTCATATAGCAGGCATTTCTATATTTGCCGGATGACCGAGAAGCTAGCCGCGCACTACGAAAACCGTACTTATTATTTCTACATAGTGGATAAGAAGCCGGGTGAACTGAGCATACGCATGTATGATACGCCCTATATTTTTATCCGGAAAAATGATACCTGGGAAAATCACAGTACCAATAAAATGGCCATGACCGGTCCGCTTATCCAAATAGTTGCCGAAACAGCCGGAGCTGAATGAGAGCACAATGGGTTAACCGGAACTTTTACCCAGGTGTTGTGTCACCAGATCGTCTAAAGCTGAAAATAATGGCATGAAACAGGCATTTTTTAATAGCTTGCAAAAAACTATCTATCTATGGATCTGCCTATCGTTACGCTTGAAATCACCAACCTGGTGATTGCTTTTGATCATTTTGACAGCCTCATTGCACAAAGTGCAGCTGGCAACGAAGACTACCTGAAAATGCACGCTAAAGGCCGCGATCACCTGAGTATTTTTGCTGTTTATGACGGGCATGGACACCTGAAGACCCTTCCTGTCATAAAGCAGACTATTGCTGCCGGGCTGTCTGGGTTGAAGACCAAAGACGTTCACGAACTTGTGGAACGGCTGGAGAAGGACGTGAAAAAGCTAAAAAAGCTTTATAAGGCGGTGACGGTTTAATGCCGCCTTATTCTTATCGGCTGATTATCCGCCTGGCCACAAACTCATCAAAAAAATACTTCCGGTAAGCACTACCTATTGGAATTTCAGTATCACCTATCATTACTGTATTATTATCAAAAGAATCGATATGCCGCACATTGATAATATAGGATTTGCTGATACGCACAAACAACTGCCGTGGCAGTTGCTCATGGATGGTTTTGATATTCATGGCTGTAATCACTTTCTGATCTGCTGTTTGCAGCACCACATAGTCTTTTAATCCTTCGATATAGCGGATATCGTCAAAATGGATTTTCAGATAACGGCGGTCTGCTTTGACAAAGAAGTATGACTCCGGCATTAGCTCAATAGCAGCAGGCTGTGCCTGGCGCAGCAGATCTGCATAAGCCTGTGCCTTTTGAACGGCCATCTGGAAACGGCCTGATT
This region of Mucilaginibacter yixingensis genomic DNA includes:
- a CDS encoding LytTR family DNA-binding domain-containing protein; the encoded protein is MTCIIVDDEPLAREAIQLLVAQTPGLELAGSFGSTNAAGKFLVEHPVDLVFLDIQMPGLNGIEFSRIVPPETLIIFTTAYAEYAVDGFEADAIDYLLKPVKSGRFQMAVQKAQAYADLLRQAQPAAIELMPESYFFVKADRRYLKIHFDDIRYIEGLKDYVVLQTADQKVITAMNIKTIHEQLPRQLFVRISKSYIINVRHIDSFDNNTVMIGDTEIPIGSAYRKYFFDEFVARRIISR
- a CDS encoding aldo/keto reductase, which codes for MEIIEKIHLGQHGPLVSKLGLGCMRMSSVWGGQASDEQESIATIQAALDSGINFLNTGDFYGAGHNELLVGKAVKGRRDDAFISVKFGAIFYNGSWLGLDLRPVAIKNFINYSLVRLGTDYIDLYQPCRMDGSVPVEDIIGTISDLVKEGKVRHIGVSEITPEQLHQANAVHPISALEIGYSLADRQIESELLPAAKELGVAVVAFANTAEGLLTGQMKAPLPAGSYQAHFSRFQGDNLVQNLAKVEVLKELAAAKGVTPVQLAIAWVNVQGEHIMPLVSMSKRTRLPENIGAMSIQFTPDEISRLNTTFAPGAILGGTYLQR